The genomic interval GCCCGGAGCAGATCGCGGCCATCTTCGCCGCACACGGACTGACCCCACCAATCCGAAAGGACGCGACCGCATGAGCGGCGAAACCATCCTGACCATCGTCGGCAACCTGACCGCCGACCCGGAACTGCGATTCACCCCGTCCGGCGCGGCGGTGGCATCGTTCACCGTCGCGTCAACCCCGCGCACGTTCGACAAGCAGTCTCAGGAGTGGAAGGAC from Deltaproteobacteria bacterium carries:
- a CDS encoding single-stranded DNA-binding protein (binds to single stranded DNA and may facilitate the binding and interaction of other proteins to DNA), with translation MSGETILTIVGNLTADPELRFTPSGAAVASFTVASTPRTFDKQSQEWKD